One Triticum dicoccoides isolate Atlit2015 ecotype Zavitan chromosome 4B, WEW_v2.0, whole genome shotgun sequence genomic window carries:
- the LOC119294727 gene encoding probable cytokinin riboside 5'-monophosphate phosphoribohydrolase LOG4: protein MEANQEKAPETATGGDAPRPVRAVCVFCGSRPGNRPSFSAAALDLGKQLVERQLDLVYGGGSGGLMGLVSKAVHDGGRHVLGVIPSALLPEEVSGETLGEVKVVRDMHERKSEMAKHSDAFIALPGGYGTIEELLEIITWAQLGIHNKPVGLLNVDGYYNSLLSLFDKGVEEGFIDDAARNIFVLADNAADLLTKLTAAAVAAHADDGGGEDRNGTAAAGAKRKRG from the exons ATGGAGGCGAACCAGGAGAAGGCTCCGGAGACTGCCACCGGCGGCGACGCCCCGAGGCCTGTGCGAGCGGTGTGCGTCTTCTGCGGCAGCCGGCCTGGCAACCGGCCGTCCTtcagcgccgccgccctcgacctcgggAAGCAACTG GTGGAGAGGCAGCTCGATCTCGTctacggcggcggcagcggcggcctgaTGGGACTCGTGTCCAAGGCCGTCCACGACGGCGGCCGCCACGTCCTCGG GGTCATCCCTAGTGCTCTCCTGCCGGAAGAG GTGTCAGGGGAGACGTTGGGAGAGGTGAAAGTGGTGAGGGACATGCATGAGCGCAAGTCAGAAATGGCAAAACACTCGGACGCCTTCATCGCCCTGCCAG GCGGATATGGGACGATCGAAGAGCTGCTGGAGATCATAACGTGGGCGCAGCTGGGGATCCATAACAAACCT GTGGGCCTGCTCAACGTGGACGGCTACTACAACAGCCTGCTTTCGCTGTTCGACAAGGGCGTCGAGGAGGGCTTCATCGACGACGCCGCGCGCAACATCTTCGTCCTCGCCGACAACGCCGCCGACCTGCTCACCAAGCTTACGGCCGCGGCGGTGGCGGCCCAcgctgacgacggcggcggcgaggaccgCAACGGCACGGCGGCCGCCGGCGCCAAGAGGAAAAGAGGCTAG
- the LOC119294728 gene encoding putative ABC1 protein At2g40090, giving the protein MWRRAATAALALGAGAGAHAVATSEDPARTLKICRHLPPRLLRDSVAAATIAFDYQYSLWGLQPDSPAWHSAKHDAHLRSANRLQELCFRNGGIYIKLGQHIAQLEYVLPQEYVQTMRESMLKRCPVSSYEDVRGVFKKEIGELPETVFAEFDPVPIASASLAQVHAATTHDGKKVAVKVQHDHLIDTSVVDIATVDLVVNALHYIFPTFDYRWLVDEIRESAPKELDFLCEAQNSERCLVNFRKLSPHIANSIYTPKVYWNLSTSRILTMEYIDAKEVTDVKGIKDLGIRPVDVSNLVNKAFAEMIFKHGFVHCDPHAANMMIRPLPQDSKKWFGSKRPQLVLLDHGLYKELDHATRINYASLWKALIHADENGIKEYSIKLGAGEDLHALFAGVLTMRPWKSVIDPSFGHLVLDGNNTDRSEMQMYASLYFPQISELLRRLPRVILLMLKTNDCLRAVNHALVGGSTPESFEIIARVSSEAVFEAKRMEKRFFLYRFIIWLEELLNELQLFGMKLWLHYQQPRRILAG; this is encoded by the exons ATGTGGCGGCGGGCCGCGACGGCGGCGCTGGCGCTGGGCGCGGGCGCCGGCGCCCACGCCGTCGCCACCTCCGAGGACCCCGCCAGGACCCTCAAGATCTGCCGGCACCTGCCCCCGCGCCTCCTCCGCgactccgtcgccgccgccaccatcgccttCGACTACCAGTATTCCCTCTGGGGCCTCCAGCCGGACTCCCCCGCCTGGCACAGCGCCAAGCACGACGCCCACCTCCGCTCCGCCAACCGCCTCCAGGAGCTCTGCTTCCGCAACGGCGGCATCTACATCAAGCTCGGCCAGCACATCGCGCAGCTG GAGTATGTCCTGCCGCAGGAGTACGTGCAGACGATGAGGGAGTCGATGCTGAAGAGGTGCCCCGTCTCCTCATACGAGGACGTCCGCGGGGTCTTCAAGAAAGAGATTGGAGAATTGCCAGAAACT GTTTTTGCAGAATTCGACCCTGTCCCAATTGCAAGTGCTTCCCTTGCGCAAGTCCATGCCGCCACAACACACGATGGGAAAAAAGTTGCTGTTAAG GTTCAGCACGACCACTTGATAGATACTTCTGTAGTAGATATCGCCACTGTGGATTTAGTAGTGAATGCTCTTcattacattttccctacatttgACTACAG GTGGTTAGTTGATGAAATTCGGGAAAGTGCGCCTAAG GAATTAGATTTTTTATGTGAAGCTCAGAACAGTGAAAGATGTCTGGTTAACTTCAGAAAGTTGTCTCCTCACATTGCGAATAGCATATACACCCCCAAGGTTTATTGGAACCTCAGCACGTCAAGAATTCTTACTATGGAGTACATTGATGCCAAGGAGGTAACTGATGTCAAAGGCATTAAAGACCTCGGAATTCGCCCTGTTGATGTTTCAAACCTA GTGAATAAAGCATTTGCTGAAATGATTTTCAAGCATGGTTTCGTTCATTGTGATCCCCACGCTGCCAATATGATGATCCGACCCTTGCCACAAGACAGTAAGAAATGGTTTG GATCGAAACGGCCACAACTGGTTCTTCTTGACCATGGTCTTTACAAAGAACTTGATCATGCTACAAGGATAAACTATGCTTCACTTTGGAAG GCGCTTATTCACGCCGATGAGAATGGAATTAAGGAGTACAGTATCAAACTAGGTGCTGGGGAGGATCTTCATGCACTTTTTGCTGGGGTTCTCACAATGAGGCCATGGAAAAGTGTCATTGACCCATCTTTTGGTCATCTTGTGCTGGATGGGAATAATACCGATCGTTCTGAAATGCAG ATGTATGCTTCCTTGTATTTCCCACAAATCTCGGAGCTCCTCAGGAGACTACCAAGGGTAATCTTGCTGATGCTCAAGACAAATGACTGTTTACGTGCAGTCAATCATGCCCTG GTTGGAGGGTCTACCCCGGAATCATTCGAGATCATTGCACGAGTATCTTCTGAAGCTGTGTTTGAAGCTAAAAGGATGGAGAAGAGGTTCTTTCTATATAGATTTATAATATGGCTGGAGGAGCTTTTGAACGAACTTCAACTATTTGGAATGAAGCTGTGGTTGCATTATCAACAACCCAGGAGGATACTGGCTGGGTAA